A stretch of Bradyrhizobium sp. AZCC 2262 DNA encodes these proteins:
- a CDS encoding TOTE conflict system archaeo-eukaryotic primase domain-containing protein, protein MDDPLNKEMADLQRRLAELDRERASLLTALEQLKLRSEAVAQPTLPMQTAGDNSTKTPLSNAEKVALFHSLFHGRDDVFPRRWENSKTNMVGYAPACHNEWVRGICEKPRIKCGNCPNQAFVPVNDEIVRSHLQGRSIANPERAEPFVAGVYPLLTDESCWFLAADFDKQCWQRDALAFVATCRERSVPAALERSRSGNGAHVWIFFSEPVPASEARRLGAHLVTETMERCPDLGFESYDRFFPSQDTRPAGGFGNLIALPLQSEPRQKGNSVFVNDELRPYDDQWAFLSSHRRMSRAEVTSMVEQASVAGRILGVRLPLDDDNEEPWTAPPSRRKAELPIVGVMPASVEVVSSNQVYIDRSTLPPALVNRLIRLAAFQNPEFYGAQAMRLPTFGKPRVISCAELFAEHVALPRGCFDAAIDLLTTVGIRPELRDERFSGTPIGARFLGTLTKEQQTAADALIAHDTGVLAATTAFGKTVIAAKLIAERNTNTLVLVHRHQLLDQWVARLRAFLDIDADRIGVIFGGRKRPTGVIDVATIQSLVRKGDVSDLVADYGQLVVDECHHLSAVSFEAVARAAKAKYVLGLSATVTRKDGHHPIIFMQCGPIRYRVNARKQAATRPFSHRVIIKKTAFRAERQSPDGAMSIHELYASLAHDETRNQMIFDDVLAALEAGRSPVVITERKDHLQTISERLVKFAKNVIVLKGGMKPKERSHVIEALKAIPDTEERVIVATGRYLGEGFDDARLDTLFLTIPISWRGTLAQYAGRLHRLHATKREVVIYDYVDESEPMLAKMAAKRDAGYRALGYEVTRAGELFTGDIEGLARMSV, encoded by the coding sequence GTGGACGATCCCCTCAATAAGGAGATGGCAGATCTCCAAAGGCGCCTCGCTGAACTTGACCGCGAGCGCGCGAGTCTTCTTACCGCTCTTGAACAACTTAAGTTACGAAGTGAGGCTGTGGCGCAGCCAACGCTGCCAATGCAAACAGCAGGAGATAATTCGACCAAGACGCCGCTGTCCAATGCCGAGAAGGTCGCCCTATTTCATTCGCTCTTCCATGGTCGCGACGATGTCTTCCCGCGCAGATGGGAAAATTCAAAGACAAATATGGTAGGCTACGCACCTGCGTGCCACAACGAATGGGTTCGCGGTATCTGCGAGAAGCCACGGATCAAATGCGGCAACTGCCCTAACCAGGCATTCGTGCCTGTGAACGATGAGATTGTGAGAAGCCATCTACAGGGGCGGAGCATCGCTAATCCGGAGCGGGCGGAGCCGTTCGTAGCCGGCGTGTATCCGCTCTTGACGGACGAGAGCTGCTGGTTCTTGGCCGCCGACTTCGACAAGCAGTGTTGGCAGCGCGATGCGCTGGCGTTCGTAGCGACATGCCGGGAAAGGAGTGTGCCTGCAGCCCTTGAGCGTTCCCGCTCCGGCAACGGGGCACACGTCTGGATCTTTTTCTCGGAACCGGTGCCCGCTTCGGAGGCGCGCAGACTGGGTGCCCATTTAGTTACGGAGACGATGGAGCGTTGTCCCGACCTTGGGTTCGAATCCTACGATCGGTTCTTTCCCAGTCAGGACACGAGGCCTGCCGGCGGGTTTGGCAATTTGATAGCGTTGCCACTACAGAGCGAACCGCGACAGAAGGGAAACAGTGTCTTTGTGAACGACGAACTGCGACCATATGACGACCAGTGGGCTTTCCTGTCGAGCCATCGGCGCATGAGCCGGGCTGAAGTCACCAGCATGGTGGAACAGGCATCGGTCGCGGGTCGGATTCTGGGGGTACGTCTTCCGCTCGATGACGATAACGAAGAGCCTTGGACAGCTCCGCCGTCGCGGCGAAAGGCCGAGCTGCCGATCGTTGGTGTGATGCCGGCGAGTGTCGAGGTGGTTTCGAGCAATCAGGTGTACATTGATCGGAGCACATTGCCGCCTGCGCTCGTCAATCGTTTGATCCGTCTTGCTGCCTTTCAGAATCCTGAATTCTACGGGGCTCAAGCGATGCGACTGCCGACGTTTGGCAAACCGCGTGTAATTTCCTGTGCCGAGCTATTTGCCGAGCACGTGGCACTACCGCGAGGCTGCTTCGATGCCGCTATCGACCTCCTCACTACCGTTGGTATCCGGCCAGAGTTGCGTGATGAGCGGTTTAGCGGCACGCCCATTGGGGCGCGCTTTCTTGGAACGCTGACCAAAGAACAGCAGACTGCGGCGGATGCTCTAATCGCACACGACACTGGCGTACTCGCAGCCACTACCGCTTTCGGGAAGACCGTCATCGCCGCCAAGCTGATAGCGGAACGAAACACCAATACATTGGTCTTGGTGCACCGACATCAATTGTTGGATCAATGGGTAGCGCGGCTACGTGCATTCCTCGACATCGACGCGGACCGTATCGGGGTCATCTTTGGCGGCAGGAAACGGCCGACGGGCGTGATCGATGTCGCCACCATCCAAAGCTTGGTGAGGAAGGGGGATGTATCCGATCTTGTGGCGGATTACGGCCAACTCGTTGTGGATGAATGCCATCACCTGTCTGCCGTCAGCTTTGAGGCAGTAGCTCGCGCCGCCAAGGCAAAATATGTGCTTGGCCTATCAGCAACTGTGACGAGGAAGGACGGTCACCACCCGATCATCTTCATGCAATGCGGTCCGATCCGCTATCGCGTCAATGCGAGGAAACAAGCTGCCACAAGGCCGTTTTCACACCGTGTTATCATCAAGAAAACTGCATTCCGCGCCGAACGGCAGAGCCCGGATGGGGCCATGTCGATACACGAACTCTATGCCTCCCTGGCGCACGACGAAACTCGCAATCAAATGATTTTTGATGACGTCCTCGCCGCTCTTGAAGCAGGGCGCTCGCCGGTAGTGATTACTGAGCGCAAAGACCACCTCCAGACAATTTCAGAGCGGTTAGTGAAGTTCGCGAAGAATGTCATCGTGCTAAAAGGGGGAATGAAGCCGAAGGAACGCAGCCACGTGATCGAGGCACTGAAGGCCATCCCCGACACCGAGGAGCGCGTCATAGTCGCGACCGGTCGCTATCTCGGTGAGGGCTTCGATGATGCACGCCTTGATACGCTGTTTCTCACCATCCCGATATCTTGGCGCGGAACCCTCGCCCAGTATGCAGGCAGACTTCATCGCCTGCATGCAACGAAGCGAGAAGTGGTCATCTACGATTACGTTGACGAGAGCGAACCTATGTTGGCGAAGATGGCTGCCAAACGGGACGCCGGCTATAGGGCTCTTGGCTACGAAGTCACTCGTGCAGGAGAGCTGTTTACCGGCGATATTGAGGGGCTCGCGCGAATGAGTGTGTGA
- a CDS encoding DUF6398 domain-containing protein produces the protein MAKHSGTKSVPQDMRATYDTIVALTDNVCRDHLDNEYRELAQLMAAALCRKRTSPVTSGQPRTWACAIIYVLGQINFLSDRSMKPYMTMTDVCTAFGVGQSTASAKARIIFDTLKTHQLDPKWSLQRLLDSNPLVWMAEVNGILVDLRRMPREVQEIAFQKGMIPYIPGDRG, from the coding sequence ATGGCAAAACATAGCGGCACAAAATCAGTCCCCCAGGACATGCGGGCAACCTATGACACCATCGTTGCTCTGACTGACAACGTCTGTCGTGATCATTTGGACAACGAATACCGCGAGCTAGCACAGCTCATGGCCGCAGCGCTGTGTCGTAAGCGCACTAGCCCGGTCACCTCGGGGCAGCCACGGACCTGGGCCTGTGCCATCATCTATGTGTTGGGTCAGATTAATTTTCTATCAGATCGATCAATGAAGCCGTATATGACAATGACCGACGTATGTACCGCATTTGGAGTCGGCCAGAGCACCGCCAGTGCAAAGGCGCGCATCATTTTCGACACGCTGAAAACTCACCAACTTGATCCAAAATGGTCGCTACAAAGATTATTGGATAGCAACCCACTGGTGTGGATGGCTGAGGTTAATGGCATATTGGTGGATTTGCGTCGCATGCCGCGCGAGGTTCAGGAGATTGCATTTCAGAAAGGCATGATCCCCTACATCCCTGGTGATCGCGGTTGA
- a CDS encoding recombinase family protein, with translation MKAPSVRAVRCAIYTRVSTEYGLDQDFNSLDAQYDAASAYIKSQAHAGWTLIRSRYDDGGYSGGSTDRPDLQRLLDDIRSRKLDVIVVYKVDRLTRSLADFAKLVELFDAHGVSFVSVTQQFNTTSSMGRLTLNVLLSFAQFEREVTSERIRDKIAASKRKGLWVGGPLPLGYHMKGDKIAVVEDEAERVRLIYRRYLELGGVNALVRDLRTRDIRTKSRLLATGVTRGGILFGRGSLFYLLRNRFYIGEVKYKDEILPGEQPAIMDRALFDAVQQKLTDQWTTRSTLRNANDHLLTGLLFDDAGHRMVPTHATKAGVRYRYYISLPHLYGESKTALVGSVSRVPASDIEDTVVNFLARRLIVQKKNSNSSIACVDGRKAILEQVARIDVHEGRLAIRLKSADDEETADAADGHLLSVPWQKPPSKKSRQILIPDGVPKSEIRPTRIERRARLVSAIARGRRWLDEIVSGAVTDVQQIATRQKCSVRQVNMTISLAFLAPDLVRAAVEGRLPRGIGVERLRDAPAEWSQQFEALGLNPQ, from the coding sequence ATGAAGGCTCCTTCAGTCAGGGCCGTCCGCTGTGCCATCTACACCCGCGTCTCCACGGAATATGGACTCGACCAGGATTTCAATTCGCTGGATGCCCAGTACGATGCCGCGTCAGCTTATATAAAGAGTCAGGCCCATGCGGGCTGGACGCTGATCCGGTCGCGATATGACGACGGCGGATATTCCGGTGGGTCCACCGATCGTCCCGACCTGCAGAGATTGTTGGACGATATCCGCTCTCGGAAACTTGATGTCATTGTCGTCTACAAGGTCGATCGCCTGACGCGATCACTGGCCGACTTTGCCAAGCTCGTGGAACTGTTCGACGCGCACGGCGTCTCGTTCGTCTCGGTCACCCAGCAGTTCAACACCACGAGCTCAATGGGCCGCCTGACACTCAACGTACTTCTGTCCTTCGCCCAGTTTGAGAGGGAGGTCACTTCCGAGCGCATCCGCGACAAGATCGCTGCCTCCAAACGAAAGGGGCTTTGGGTTGGCGGTCCCCTCCCCCTCGGTTATCACATGAAGGGCGACAAGATTGCCGTTGTCGAGGACGAGGCAGAGCGAGTCCGCCTGATCTACCGACGCTATCTCGAACTCGGCGGCGTCAACGCGCTGGTACGAGACCTCCGGACGCGAGATATCCGAACCAAATCTAGACTGCTCGCGACCGGTGTCACCCGAGGGGGTATCCTCTTCGGCCGTGGGTCGTTGTTCTATCTGCTGCGCAACCGCTTCTATATCGGTGAGGTCAAATACAAGGACGAGATCCTGCCCGGCGAGCAGCCGGCGATCATGGATCGCGCGCTATTTGATGCGGTCCAGCAAAAGCTCACGGATCAGTGGACCACCCGGTCCACTTTACGGAACGCGAACGATCACCTGTTGACCGGACTGCTGTTCGACGACGCCGGCCATCGCATGGTACCGACCCACGCCACCAAAGCCGGCGTCCGTTATCGTTATTATATCTCGCTTCCGCACCTTTATGGCGAATCTAAAACCGCCTTAGTCGGGTCGGTTTCCCGCGTTCCGGCGAGCGATATCGAAGACACTGTCGTCAATTTTCTCGCCAGGCGCCTCATCGTTCAAAAGAAGAATTCGAACTCCAGCATCGCATGTGTAGACGGTCGAAAAGCAATCCTGGAACAGGTCGCCCGCATCGATGTGCATGAGGGTCGCCTAGCTATTCGGTTGAAGTCAGCAGACGACGAAGAAACAGCTGACGCGGCCGACGGCCATTTACTCTCTGTCCCGTGGCAGAAGCCGCCATCCAAGAAATCTAGGCAGATTCTGATTCCAGACGGCGTCCCCAAAAGTGAAATCCGTCCAACGCGGATCGAACGTCGCGCGCGCCTCGTCAGCGCCATCGCTAGAGGCCGTCGCTGGCTTGACGAGATCGTTTCGGGCGCGGTGACCGACGTTCAGCAGATCGCAACACGTCAAAAGTGCAGCGTGCGTCAGGTCAACATGACGATCTCGCTCGCGTTCCTCGCACCAGATCTCGTCCGCGCCGCGGTCGAAGGTCGTTTGCCGCGCGGTATTGGAGTCGAGCGACTTCGTGATGCTCCGGCAGAATGGAGCCAACAGTTCGAAGCCCTTGGATTGAATCCGCAATAA